A genomic window from Bubalus bubalis isolate 160015118507 breed Murrah chromosome X, NDDB_SH_1, whole genome shotgun sequence includes:
- the LOC102406267 gene encoding protein MANBAL-like, which translates to MASDLDISPPAVLETMYLGNLLWYRLFLGAIFQVICMLAIIIPVPKSHKADAEQSEPRSAEVMRKPKVTAPSANKKPKKEAKKKR; encoded by the coding sequence ATGGCCTCCGACCTGGATATCTCCCCTCCCGCGGTGCTTGAGACCATGTATCTGGGGAACCTGCTGTGGTATAGACTCTTTCTGGGGGCCATCTTCCAGGTCATCTGCATGCTGGCCATAATCATTCCTGTTCCCAAGTCCCACAAGGCAGACGCAGAACAATCTGAGCCCCGAAGTGCAGAGGTGATGAGGAAACCCAAGGTCACTGCTCCTTCTGCAAACAAGAAACCCAAGAAGGAGGCCAAGAAGAAGAGGTAG